The following is a genomic window from Manihot esculenta cultivar AM560-2 chromosome 9, M.esculenta_v8, whole genome shotgun sequence.
GAAGATGTCTGCCAATTGTTCTTGAGTAGGGAGATGACTAGGTAGGATAAAGCCTTGTTGAAGCTGGTCCTGGAAGAGATGGCAATCTATTTCAATATGCTTCGTTCGCTCATGAAATACTGGATTAGCTGCAATATGCATTGCTGCCTTGGTGTCACAATGAAGTGGAATAGGCAGCTGGATGGCAACTTGCAAGTTGTGCAAAACATAGCTAATCCAAAGTAGCTCACAAACAGTGTTAGCCATTGCACGATATTCAGCCTCAGCTGAAGATTTAGAAACAGTGGTTTGTTTCTTCGTCTTCCAAGATATGAGGCAAGGACCCAAGTATATGCAGTATCCAGATAGAGATTTTCTTGAATAAGTGCAGGCAGCCCAATCAGAATCACAATAGGCATTCAAGCATAAATCATTGCTCACAGGATAATGAAGCCCCTGATAGAGGGTGCCTTTGAGATAGCGAAGCACATGTAAAGCAGCCTCCCAATGAGGCTTTCGGGGCATGCTCATAAACTGACTTAAATGTTGAACAGCATAGCATATATTAGGCCTTGTAAGATTAATATAAAGAAGCCTGCCAAGGAGCCTTTGGTACATGTCAGGCTCATCAAGAATTTCTCCTGAATAAGGAGATAAATGTAACCCTTGAGGTAGGGGACAAGAGGCTGGTTTACAGTAAAACATCCCAGCATCCTTTAACACATCCGAAATGTATTTAGTTTGGCTGAGAATAGTTGTTTGAGTAGATCTAGCAACCTCCAGCCCCAAAAAGTATTTCATAGGTTCCAAATCTTTGATAGTGAACTTTGAGTCTAATGCAAGTTTGCACTTATTTATAGCATCAATAGAGTTCCCAGTCAAaatcacatcatcaacatacacaagtagaatcaaaatcaaattgCCAGTGTGTTGTGTAAAGAGGCAATGGTCATGAAGGGACTGAACAAAGCCTAATTTTTTGAGAAAATTAGTGAACTCAATATTCCATTGCCTAGAAGCTTGTTTAAGCCCGTATAAGGACCTTTTAAGCAAGCAAACTTGCCCTGGCCGGGCTTTGTGATAGCCCTGAGGTGGTGTCATGTACACCTCTTTATTTAGATATCCATGAAGGAAGGCATTGTTAATATCTAATTGAAATATTGGCTATTGTTTAGAGGTGGCCATAACAATGAGAATTCTTACTGTTGTAAGCTTTGCTACAGGTGAAAACCAGTCTTTATAGTCCAGCCCTTCTATTTGGTTGTAGCCTTTGGCTACCAATCGAGCTTTATACCTTTTTACGTCTCCATTGGGTTTAAATTTAACTTTGTAAACCCATTTGCATCCTATTGCCTTTTTATTCTTTGGCAAAGTGGTGAGTACCCATGTATTATTGGTTTCCAAAGCCTGAAGCTCTTGCTTCACAGCCTCAATCCAATGGGCATCTTTAGATGCTTGGGAATATGTGCAAGGTTCATATGCTTTATTAACATTGCAAATATAAGACTTATGTGATGGATGAAAGAACACAGAAGATGTATGCAAAGAGTTAACATAGTCCTGCATCCAGACAGGAGTCTATCTGTGTCTTTGAGTCCTTCTAATAGAGGGACTGTTCTGAAGGCCATTACTGGTATGACCAGATTTATAAGGAATAGGATTTGAGGAATCACATTCAATCACAGGTATAGGAACCACAGAATCTTCTATTTCACTTGACCCTTGGAATGGAAAGACATTTTCATGGAAAATTACATCCCTACTAATAAAAAAAGATTTATCAGCAATGTTGTACAACTTATAAGCTTTATGAGTACTGGCATATCCCATCATTATGGCTTTAATGGCTCTCTCTTGAAATTTATCTTTATGTGTACCCACAGTAGTTGCATAACACAAGCATCCAAACTTTCTCAAGTGAGAATAGTTAGGTAAAGTGCCATATAGTCTTTCATATGGGGTTGTCCAATTAAAACCCTCCATAGGCATTCTGTTAATCAAATAGGTGGCAGTTAAGATGCAGTCTGCCCAGAATTGGATAGGTACTTGGGATTGCATTTTCAAAGCTCTAGCAGTGTCAAGTATGTGTCTGTGTTTCCTTTCCACAACTCCATTCTGCTGTGGAGTGTATGGGCAGGATTTCTGGTGTATAATTCCCTTACTAGCAAGAAGAGAGTTATAAGCATGACTTAAAAATTCCTTTCCATTATCAGTTCTAATGGTCTTAATGGTAGTGTTGAATTGATTCTCTACCATATGAATAAAGTGTTCAATAAGACCAAAGGTTTGGCCCTTTAAATGCATCATAAAGGTCCATACGACCCTACTGTAATCATCAACAATGGTGAGGAACAATCTAGCTCCGGTGATTGAAGTGGTCTTATAAGGTCCTCATATGTCAATATGGATCAATTCAAAAGGTCTTGAGGCTAGAGTGTGACTTCTAGGAAAGGATAATCTAGCTTGCTTTGCTAGAGGGCAGATGGGGCAGCAAGTCATAGCattattattgatgtttatgcccTTGATATGTTTGAGTTTGCTAACAGATGCATGTCCTAGTCTATCATGCATGTCATTCATGCTCACTGTACAAATGTATATCCTTTCACATTGCATAGAGTTTCCTTTATTTGAATCAAACATAGGGAGCATGGCATTTCCAGGTTGTGAAGATTAGCATCTAAGTTCATGATCTGCATTAGGCAATGTCTAATCTCAGTTTGACAGAAACTCATCTTATTCAGTTTGAAAAGATCTCTTTGTTTCTTTCCTATGGCCACCACCTTCTTATTCAGAGGGTCCTGTATGATACAGTAATGATGGCATATCACTATACAATATCCATGACTATTCATCAATTGACTAATGGATATCAGATTGTATTGAAAGTGAGGAATATATAGAACATCATTCAGAAGTAATTTTCCAAAGAGCTTTAGCCTTCCAGATTGGGTCACTTGTGTTGTGTTCCAATCTGGAAAGCAAACAGATATGTGCTTGTGTAGTATCTGTAAAGTGATAAACAAACTGCTGTTTGAGCACATGTGATTAGTGGCTCCAATGTCTAGGATCCAACTATCATTAGTGTCCAATTATGCATAACAGGCTTTATGAAGGTTAAGATTACCTGCAAAGTCCATGAAGTGTGACTCAGGTTCAAGGCATGTCCCAGGAGCTAGGCTCCCTTTCCCTTTGACAAGTTGAGAAACTTCTTGCTTTAGGGAGGTCAGCATGGATGTCAGTTCATTTATCTTGCTTGATG
Proteins encoded in this region:
- the LOC110623312 gene encoding uncharacterized mitochondrial protein AtMg00810-like; its protein translation is MTPPQGYHKARPGQVCLLKRSLYGLKQASRQWNIEFTNFLKKLGFVQSLHDHCLFTQHTGNLILILLVYVDDVILTGNSIDAINKCKLALDSKFTIKDLEPMKYFLGLEVARSTQTTILSQTKYISDVLKDAGMFYCKPASCPLPQGLHLSPYSGEILDEPDMYQRLLGRLLYINLTRPNICYAVQHLSQFMSMPRKPHWEAALHVLRYLKGTLYQGLHYPVSNDLCLNAYCDSDWAACTYSRKSLSGYCIYLGPCLISWKTKKQTTVSKSSAEAEYRAMANTVCELLWISYVLHNLQVAIQLPIPLHCDTKAAMHIAANPVFHERTKHIEIDCHLFQDQLQQGFILPSHLPTQEQLADIFTKALPTSRHDSLTRKLNLLPLPTST